The following are encoded together in the Jaculus jaculus isolate mJacJac1 chromosome 3, mJacJac1.mat.Y.cur, whole genome shotgun sequence genome:
- the LOC123459575 gene encoding stress-70 protein, mitochondrial-like, whose translation MISASCAAAARLLGAAGSQSPMAARHQDGWNGLSHEAFRFVSRRDYASEAIKGAVVGIDLGTTNSCVAVMEGKQAKVLENAKGARTTPSVVAFTADGERLVGMPAKRQAVTNPNNTFYATKRLIGHGYDDPEIQKDIKNVPFKIVRASSGDAWVEAHGKLYSPSQIGAFVLMKMKETAENYLGHTAKNAVITVPAYFNDSQRQATKDAGQISGLNVLRVINEPTAAALTYGLDKSEDKIIAVYDLGGGTFYISILEIQKGVFEVKSTNGDTFLGGEDFDQALLRHIVKEFKRETGVDLTKDNMALQRVQEAAEKAKCKLSSSAQTDINLPYLTMDASGPKHLNMKLTRSQFEGIVTDLINRTIAPCQKAMQDAEVSKSDIGEVILVGGMTRMPKVQQTVQELFGRAPSKAVNPDEAVAIGAAIQGGVLAGDITDVLLLDVTPLSLGIETLGGVFTKLINRNTTIPTKKSQIFSTAADGQTQVEIKVCLGEREMAGDNKLLGQFTLIGIPPAPCGVPQIEVTFDIDANGIVHVSAKDKGTGCEQQIVIQSSGGLSKDDIENMVKNAEKYAEEDRRKKERVEAVNMAEGIIHDTEMKMEEFKDQLPTDECNKLKEISTMMNLLAQKDNEIGENIRQAASSLQQASLKLLEMAYKKMASEREGSGSSGSGEQKEDQKEEKQ comes from the coding sequence ATGATAAGCGCCAGTTGTGCTGCAGCCGCCCGGCTCTTGGGCGCTGCcgggtcccagagccccatggCCGCCCGTCATCAGGATGGCTGGAATGGCCTTAGTCATGAGGCATTTAGATTTGTTTCAAGGAGGGATTATGCATCAGAAGCAATCAAGGGTGCAGTTGTTGGTATTGACTTGGGTACTACGAACTCCTGTGTTGCAGTTATGGAGGgcaaacaagcaaaggtgctggaGAATGCCAAAGGTGCCAGAACCACCCCTTCTGTTGTTGCCTTTACAGCAGATGGAGAACGGCTTGTTGGCATGCCAGCAAAGCGACAGGCTGTCACCAACCCAAATAATACATTCTATGCTACTAAGCGTCTCATTGGCCACGGTTATGATGACCCTGAAATACAGAAAGACATTAAGAACGTTCCATTTAAAATTGTTCGTGCCTCCAGTGGTGATGCATGGGTTGAAGCTCATGGAAAACTCTATTCTCCAAGTCAGATTGGAGCATTTGTGTTGATGAAGATGAAGGAGACTGCAGAAAATTACTTGGGACACACAGCAAAAAATGCTGTGATAACAGTTCCTGCTTATTTCAATGACTCACAGAGACAGGCCACTAAGGATGCTGGTCAAATATCTGGACTGAATGTACTTCGGGTTATTAATGAACCCACAGCTGCTGCTCTCACCTACGGTCTAGACAAATCTGAAGATAAGATTATTGCTGTGTATGATTTAGGTGGTGGAACTTTTTATATTTCTATCCTGGAAATTCAGAAAGGTGTGTTTGAGGTGAAATCCACAAATGGGGACACTTTCTTAGGCGGTGAAGACTTTGACCAAGCCTTATTACGGCACATTGTGAAGGAAttcaagagagagacaggggttGATTTGACCAAAGACAACATGGCCCTGCAGAGGGTGCAGGAAGCTGCTGAGAAGGCTAAATGCAAACTCTCCTCATCTGCACAGACTGATATCAACTTGCCGTATCTTACAATGGATGCTTCTGGACCCAAACATTTGAATATGAAGCTGACTAGATCTCAGTTTGAAGGTATTGTTACTGATTTAATCAACAGGACTATTGCTCCATGTCAGAAAGCTATGCAAGATGCAGAAGTCAGCAAGAGTGACATTGGAGAAGTGATTCTTGTTGGTGGCATGACAAGGATGCCCAAGGTTCAACAGACTGTGCAAGAACTTTTTGGCAGAGCACCAAGTAAAGCTGTTAATCCTGATGAGGCTGTAGCCATTGGAGCTGCCATTCAGGGAGGCGTGTTGGCTGGTGATATCACAGATGTTCTGCTGTTAGATGTCACTCCACTGTCTCTGGGTATTGAGACTCTGGGAGGTGTGTTTACCAAGCTTATTAACAGGAACACCACTATTCCAACCAAAAAGAGCCAGATATTTTCTACTGCAGCTGATGGACAGACTCAAGTAGAAATTAAGGTGTGTctgggtgagagagagatggctggAGACAACAAACTTCTTGGACAGTTTACTTTGATTGGAATTCCCCCAGCCCCTTGTGGAGTCCCTCAGATTGAAGTTACATTTGATATTGATGCCAATGGGATTGTACATGTTTCTGCTAAAGATAAGGGCACGGGATGTGAACAACAGATTGTAATCCAGTCTTCTGGTGGACTAAGCAAAGATGATATTGAAAATATGGTTAAAAATGCAGAAAAGTATGCTGAAGAagatagaagaaagaaggaaCGAGTTGAAGCAGTTAATATGGCTGAAGGAATTATTCATGACACAGAAATGAAGATGGAAGAATTCAAAGACCAGTTGCCTACTGATGAGTGCAACAAGCTAAAAGAGATTTCCACAATGATGAATCTCCTGGCTCAAAAAGACAATGAAATAGGAGAAAACATTAGGCAGGCAGCATCATCCCTTCAGCAGGCATCATTGAAGCTCTTAGAAATGGCATATAAAAAGATGGCATCTGAACGAGAAGGGTCTGGAAGTTCTGGCAGTGGTGAACAAAAGGAAGATCAGAAAGAGGAGAAACAGTAG